A genomic stretch from Flavobacterium sp. KS-LB2 includes:
- a CDS encoding DUF4252 domain-containing protein, translated as MKSTINNNKMNSNFNTTKKLILTLVFSFVSTTFFAQAIFDKFDGQEGVTSIIVNKKMFDLMSKVKMDASDKETQQYLSLIKKLDDLKVFTTKSAKLESEMKVVADKYIKTAGLEELMRVNEDGRSIKILVKSGVTDSQIRELFMFIEGAKNDDTVLMSLKGNFDLNEIAVLTNKMKIPGGEDLKKATKGKK; from the coding sequence ATGAAATCAACAATCAATAATAACAAAATGAACAGTAATTTTAACACTACAAAAAAGTTGATACTAACGCTAGTATTCAGCTTCGTTTCCACTACCTTTTTTGCACAAGCCATTTTTGATAAATTCGATGGGCAAGAAGGTGTAACCTCTATCATTGTCAATAAAAAAATGTTTGACTTGATGAGTAAAGTAAAAATGGATGCTTCTGATAAAGAAACGCAACAATACTTGAGCTTGATAAAGAAATTAGATGATTTGAAAGTTTTTACTACTAAAAGCGCTAAACTAGAAAGCGAAATGAAGGTTGTAGCTGATAAGTACATAAAGACAGCAGGATTAGAAGAGCTGATGCGCGTGAATGAAGATGGCCGTAGCATTAAAATTTTAGTAAAATCAGGAGTAACTGATTCTCAAATAAGAGAGTTGTTCATGTTTATTGAAGGGGCTAAAAATGACGATACCGTTTTAATGTCTTTGAAAGGAAACTTCGATTTGAATGAAATTGCAGTGCTTACTAATAAGATGAAAATTCCTGGCGGAGAAGATTTGAAGAAAGCAACTAAAGGAAAAAAATAA
- a CDS encoding DUF4252 domain-containing protein, which yields MKTVYGLALLLSLFLVSCNSEPTLQKYFVENTENKNFIALDVSPNILNVDKTKLSIAQSDALESFDKMNVLAFKLNDKNKAQFEIERAKVNLILKDKKYQQLMKFGSGKEGASVSFVGTDEHIEEFVFFANKKETGFAVVRILGKDMNPTSVMTMMSVLQQSNIDLEQLKPLQQLMK from the coding sequence ATGAAAACAGTTTATGGATTAGCATTGCTATTGAGTTTGTTTCTCGTGAGCTGTAACTCAGAACCGACTTTGCAAAAGTATTTTGTTGAAAATACTGAAAATAAAAACTTTATCGCGCTTGATGTGTCGCCTAATATTCTGAACGTTGATAAAACAAAATTGTCAATTGCACAGAGTGATGCTTTGGAGTCCTTTGACAAGATGAATGTTTTGGCTTTCAAATTAAATGATAAAAATAAAGCGCAATTTGAAATTGAGCGTGCTAAGGTTAATTTAATCCTAAAAGACAAAAAATACCAGCAACTCATGAAGTTTGGTTCAGGTAAAGAAGGTGCTTCCGTTAGCTTTGTAGGAACTGATGAGCATATTGAAGAGTTTGTTTTTTTTGCGAATAAAAAAGAAACAGGTTTTGCCGTAGTGAGAATTTTAGGCAAGGATATGAATCCTACTAGTGTTATGACTATGATGAGCGTTCTACAGCAATCTAATATCGATTTAGAGCAATTGAAGCCTTTGCAGCAGTTAATGAAATAA
- a CDS encoding phosphoribosyltransferase family protein, producing the protein MSKNIILTNQEIEHKIKRIAYQIYETFVDEEEIVIAGIATNGFTFAKKIASILETISPLKVSLCEVQINKQNPELPIHTSLAKEQYANKGLVLVDDVLNSGTTLIYAVRHFIDVPLKKFKTAVLVDRNHKKYPVKADFKGISLSTSLLEHVQVVFDENGDNYAYLS; encoded by the coding sequence ATGAGCAAAAATATCATCTTAACGAATCAAGAAATCGAGCATAAAATAAAAAGAATTGCTTATCAAATCTATGAAACATTTGTAGATGAAGAAGAAATTGTAATTGCAGGAATTGCTACTAACGGTTTTACATTTGCAAAAAAAATAGCTTCAATTTTAGAAACCATTTCTCCTCTTAAAGTTTCACTTTGCGAAGTACAAATTAATAAGCAAAATCCCGAATTACCCATTCACACCTCCTTAGCCAAGGAACAGTATGCCAATAAAGGCTTAGTTCTTGTTGATGATGTATTAAACTCTGGAACTACATTGATCTATGCGGTAAGGCATTTTATAGACGTCCCATTGAAAAAATTTAAAACAGCAGTCCTTGTTGATCGAAACCATAAAAAATACCCAGTAAAAGCAGATTTTAAAGGAATATCGCTTTCAACCTCATTATTAGAACACGTACAAGTTGTTTTTGACGAAAACGGAGATAACTATGCTTATTTAAGCTAA
- a CDS encoding transketolase family protein, producing MKKYTNTGSKDTRSGFGAGMTELGQKNENVVALCADLIGSLKFDDFKKNHPERFFQIGIAEANMIGIAAGLTVGGKIPFTGTFANFSTGRVYDQIRQSVAYSEKNVKICASHAGLTLGEDGATHQILEDIGLMKMLPGMTVINTCDYNQTKAATLALADHHGPAYLRFGRPVVPNFMPADEPFVIGKAILLNEGNDVTIVATGHLVWEALIAAEALEAKGISAEVINIHTIKPLDEEAILKSLAKTKCIVTAEEHNILGGLGESVSRVLALNSPAPQEFVAVNDSFGESGTPEQLMEKYKLNNQAIIEAVERVMKRK from the coding sequence ATGAAAAAATATACAAATACAGGAAGTAAAGATACACGCTCGGGTTTTGGAGCGGGAATGACTGAATTAGGTCAAAAGAATGAAAATGTGGTTGCACTTTGTGCAGATTTAATTGGTTCTTTAAAATTTGACGACTTCAAGAAAAATCACCCGGAACGTTTTTTTCAAATTGGAATTGCAGAAGCCAATATGATTGGAATTGCAGCAGGTTTAACAGTAGGAGGAAAAATTCCTTTTACAGGAACTTTTGCTAACTTCTCTACAGGAAGAGTTTATGATCAAATTCGTCAATCAGTGGCGTATTCTGAGAAAAACGTGAAAATTTGTGCTTCACATGCTGGATTAACATTAGGTGAAGACGGAGCAACACACCAAATTCTGGAAGACATCGGGTTAATGAAAATGCTACCTGGAATGACTGTAATCAATACTTGCGATTACAATCAAACCAAAGCGGCAACTCTAGCATTAGCAGATCACCATGGTCCTGCTTACTTGCGTTTTGGTCGTCCAGTTGTTCCTAATTTCATGCCTGCTGACGAGCCTTTCGTAATAGGAAAAGCGATTCTTTTGAATGAAGGAAATGATGTAACAATTGTTGCTACAGGACACTTAGTTTGGGAAGCACTTATTGCTGCTGAAGCATTAGAAGCTAAAGGAATTTCTGCTGAAGTAATCAATATCCACACGATTAAACCATTGGACGAAGAAGCTATTTTGAAATCATTAGCAAAAACAAAATGTATTGTTACTGCTGAAGAACACAATATTCTTGGTGGCCTTGGCGAAAGTGTTTCCAGAGTATTAGCATTAAACAGTCCAGCTCCACAAGAGTTTGTTGCTGTGAATGATAGTTTTGGAGAATCTGGAACACCAGAACAATTAATGGAAAAATACAAATTGAACAATCAAGCGATTATTGAAGCTGTAGAAAGAGTAATGAAAAGAAAATAA
- a CDS encoding RNA-binding S4 domain-containing protein, which translates to MRIDKYLWCMRYYKTRNMVTEACKKNHVTVNGLVAKPSKEVFPTDKITFRKDQITQIITVLDVPENRVGAKLVDIYRRNDTPAEAYQHLELLKLSKEHYRKNGTGRPTKKDRRDIDEFGNEIITDEDDE; encoded by the coding sequence ATGAGAATAGATAAATATTTATGGTGCATGCGGTATTACAAAACCAGAAATATGGTTACTGAAGCTTGTAAAAAGAATCATGTTACTGTAAATGGCCTTGTTGCCAAACCATCAAAAGAGGTTTTTCCTACAGACAAAATTACGTTCCGAAAAGACCAAATCACCCAAATCATCACCGTTCTGGATGTACCAGAAAACCGTGTTGGAGCTAAATTAGTCGATATTTACAGGCGAAATGATACTCCAGCAGAAGCCTATCAACATTTAGAATTACTGAAATTATCAAAAGAACATTACCGGAAAAATGGTACTGGAAGACCTACCAAAAAAGACCGAAGAGACATTGATGAATTTGGGAATGAAATAATCACCGATGAAGATGATGAGTAA
- a CDS encoding shikimate kinase, producing the protein MKKIVLLGYMGCGKSTIANKLSKTIGIPFVDLDKKIEEKVNLSINAIFEKHGEIYFRKLEHEVFIELLQSPEQLIIGLGGGTPCYANNHELLKGDTVVSVYLKASIDTLFNRLSHNKSKRPLIADKSDEEMKEFIAKHLFDRSFYYNQAQYKVNVDDKSIDQTVLDIVAILA; encoded by the coding sequence ATGAAAAAAATTGTATTATTAGGTTATATGGGTTGTGGTAAGTCCACAATTGCAAATAAATTGTCAAAAACTATCGGAATTCCTTTTGTGGATTTAGACAAAAAGATTGAAGAGAAAGTTAATTTGTCCATAAATGCCATTTTTGAAAAGCATGGAGAAATTTATTTCAGAAAGTTAGAACACGAAGTTTTTATCGAATTATTGCAGTCGCCGGAGCAATTAATTATAGGTTTAGGTGGAGGAACTCCATGTTATGCCAATAATCATGAGTTGTTGAAAGGTGATACTGTTGTATCTGTTTATCTTAAAGCTTCAATAGATACTTTATTTAATAGATTGAGTCATAATAAAAGTAAACGACCTCTTATTGCTGATAAAAGCGACGAAGAGATGAAAGAGTTTATTGCAAAACATCTCTTCGATCGGAGTTTTTATTACAATCAGGCACAATATAAGGTGAATGTTGATGATAAGTCAATCGACCAGACGGTACTTGATATTGTGGCAATTTTAGCTTAA
- a CDS encoding FKBP-type peptidyl-prolyl cis-trans isomerase, with product MNKFKYYFILLITTVSLFSCSKDDAAEIQPPRDYAEQLATDLTDIEEYLKNYSITVTSHPGFADDQDVTFTKIPTGGTQPSIYSYLNSTTFPKLLSKEVKLHDITYTMYYLVLREGVGEKPSNVDGVLSAYRGDYLSRQKVAEVETLTATFFEESKNPQQFFNLTSTITGWGETFPEFKTGTYSSNADGTVSYNDFGAGIMFLPSGLGYYDSGNASIPAYAPLVFSFKLFAISRIDSDGDGIMNFQEDLNGDGYLYNYSNTINYPTPPADAIRYADDTDKDGIPNFLDTDDDADGVSTKTEITGANGVLIPFADIPSCDGNTTNPARIKRHLVKCN from the coding sequence ATGAACAAATTTAAGTATTATTTTATTCTATTAATTACAACGGTCTCTTTATTTTCATGTTCAAAGGATGATGCCGCTGAAATTCAGCCGCCTAGAGATTATGCGGAACAATTAGCTACTGATTTAACTGATATTGAAGAATATTTAAAAAATTATTCCATAACTGTTACCAGTCATCCTGGTTTTGCAGATGATCAAGATGTTACTTTTACAAAAATTCCAACAGGAGGAACACAGCCGTCTATTTATTCGTATTTGAATAGCACTACTTTTCCTAAATTGTTGAGTAAAGAAGTGAAGCTTCATGATATAACTTACACCATGTATTATCTAGTATTAAGAGAGGGAGTAGGAGAGAAACCTTCTAATGTAGATGGTGTACTGTCTGCTTATAGAGGAGATTATTTGTCTCGTCAAAAAGTAGCCGAAGTTGAAACATTAACCGCTACTTTTTTCGAAGAATCAAAGAATCCACAACAATTTTTTAATCTAACTAGTACAATAACTGGATGGGGTGAAACTTTTCCAGAGTTTAAAACAGGAACGTATTCTTCTAATGCTGACGGTACGGTTTCCTATAATGATTTTGGAGCAGGAATTATGTTTCTTCCATCAGGACTAGGATACTATGATTCTGGGAATGCTAGTATTCCAGCCTATGCTCCTTTAGTTTTTAGTTTTAAACTATTTGCAATTAGTAGAATTGATTCAGATGGAGATGGAATTATGAATTTTCAAGAAGATTTAAATGGAGATGGCTATTTATACAATTACAGTAACACGATAAATTACCCAACGCCTCCTGCAGATGCTATACGTTATGCAGATGATACTGACAAAGATGGTATACCTAACTTTTTAGATACGGATGATGATGCAGACGGTGTTAGTACAAAAACAGAAATTACTGGTGCTAATGGTGTTTTAATTCCGTTTGCGGACATACCAAGCTGTGATGGAAATACAACTAATCCAGCCAGAATAAAAAGGCATTTAGTGAAATGTAATTAA
- a CDS encoding RNA polymerase sigma factor — MNQNEFVLLVTPFKDKVFRLAKRLLVSTEEAEDATQEVLVKLWNKNENLEAYSSIEAFAMTMTKNYCLDQLKSKRTGNLKIVHTNYVDREPSLDKRIEDQDSLNWVEKIMDQLPVQQRLIIQMRDIEQYEFEEIAKILEMNESAIRVALSRARKTIRDYMTETHNYGIS, encoded by the coding sequence ATGAATCAAAATGAGTTTGTACTACTCGTCACTCCTTTTAAAGACAAAGTGTTTAGGCTTGCTAAGCGATTGCTGGTGAGTACTGAAGAAGCCGAAGATGCAACTCAGGAAGTTTTGGTCAAATTATGGAATAAAAATGAAAATTTAGAAGCATACAGTAGCATTGAAGCATTTGCAATGACAATGACAAAAAATTATTGTTTGGATCAGCTAAAATCAAAACGAACAGGGAATCTAAAAATAGTTCATACTAATTATGTAGATAGAGAACCCAGTTTGGATAAAAGAATAGAAGATCAGGACAGTTTGAACTGGGTTGAAAAAATAATGGATCAATTACCCGTTCAACAACGATTGATTATTCAAATGCGGGATATTGAACAATACGAATTTGAAGAAATCGCAAAAATACTCGAAATGAATGAGAGTGCGATTCGGGTGGCGCTATCCAGAGCAAGGAAAACGATACGGGATTATATGACAGAAACACACAATTATGGAATTAGTTAA